DNA sequence from the Coffea arabica cultivar ET-39 chromosome 11c, Coffea Arabica ET-39 HiFi, whole genome shotgun sequence genome:
TCTCCctttatgtataatatatagtATAGATAGAGAGTTTCGGCATAATTGCACCATTAATATATAGCAAATTCAATGCTCTCCAAGTCGTAATTGCACCATTCTACACTACTATTCCGACTAGATgtgaataattttattttttagaacACTTTTCTTACTTTGATTTCaactttgctttttttttttttttttgaagatctTATTCTAACGTTATTCTTACTAATGCAGGAAGTGTTACCAAggtttcttttgatatttgtcCATCATGGAACCAGGTAGTCTTTACGAATTCACTAAGTTCTTCAATCTGTACCGGTTCATTACCCGGACTACTAATGAACCTCAATCACCTTGGCCAATGACAGGAAACGAGGTGCAACCTAAGACAACTCGGAAGGATGCGAACCTCAATCACTTCTCCCGACTGTCTGATTCAATCATTTATCACATCTATTCGTTTTTACCCACCCGAGATGTTGCCTGTACCTCCATCCTGTCCAAATCCTGGTATCGTATTTGGACCCTTTATTCATTTGTTGTCTACCATTTTATCTGCACTATGTGGGGCCAGGacgaagaacaagatgaaaaagGAGTAGGACGGGTTCAAGAATGTGGTAGAGAGGTTCCTGGCCCAACGTTTGAATATACTGGCAGCGGCAATAGAAAGGACGATTTCCTGTCAATGGCAGGAAAATTCATCAGACGGCGCTTTATAGAAAACTTAAATATACAGAGATTCCAATTGTACATTGACTTCCCTAAGATGGGCTCACTGGCTCGAAGATTGGATATATGGATTGATTATGCAATGATGAGGGCTGTGCCGGAGCTTGTTCTTCGCATTGACTGCTTAACCAGTGATACACATGTTGGTCATCGCATTAACGCTTTATCAAGTCGTCAAAGGCTCCATTATGCTATACCTCAATTTGCTGTTGAAGCTAGGTGGCTAAAAATTTTGGGGTTGAGTGGCTGCAGATTTGCGACTTGTTTGGACATCAAACTTCCCCAGCTGCAGAGCCTTTCATTATGTCATTCGTGCTTTGATGATAAGTCTCTACTGGAAAGGTTTCTCCTTGGATGCCCACTGGTTGAGTATGTGAAGATATCATTCTGCAATTGGATGGACAAACTTCTCTCTGTCCCGAACTTACCTGAATTGAAGCATTTTGAGTGTTTGTTCTGTGATATGGTTGATATTATTCAAATCAATGCAGCTAAGCTTCGTACTTTCTCATTTGCGACAATGAAGGAAGTCAAAGAACTTTGGCCAATGACCATTGACTGGACAGCCTGTGCTACAGCACTGAAGGAGTTGAAAATATATGCGAATGGTGCCGCTGACATTGATATGTTAGAGACACCAATATCTCAGCTTCTCTTTCTTGAAACATTGGATATACGCGGCTGCGAAAGTTATGCGGGTTTCAAGATCTCAAACAAAACTCTTAAGAGATTGATCTTTAGAGATTGCAGTCACATGTCAGCTACTCAACTTGATGCTCCACAGTTAGAGTTGCTTGAATTCAACAACTGCGATAAACCTTTTCTTCCTTGCAATGCCTCGAATAAACTTCAGACTATCTTTAGTTTGTTCTTTAGAGGACATTCAATTGAGTGGCTTTTGCGATTGAAGTATTTTCTCAGGACGTTAAAGCATTGGGAAGATTTGAAACTGATCGTCTATCCTGAGCATCAGGTACTACACTTCTTTCTTAACCACTTAGCTAAGGTTCTATGAATATTTTTTTGTTGCTTTACTTGGTTTGAGAGTTATATGTGATGCTATTCGACAATGGACTTATAAATCTTGAAATTATGTACTCCCTTCCCTTTTCTCTCTGCTCTATGCATGCGTTTCTGAGTTTCAATTCTTTTGCAGACCAAGATTACGGAGGAGCTACCAGTCGAGGTATGGTCTTCTATCCATCATCTGGTTCATTAAATATTCTTTTGAATCTATAATCtcccttttaatttttcttttcaaactaTACTTCCTAATGGAATTATTCTTGTGCAGGACATGGCTATTCATGACAGACTCAGTAAGGTAAGCTGTTCTTacattttaatatataaatttagtgAAACCCTCTTTATCGATGTATTCAAACTGCAATCATGTGGACGTATGATTTGTGAACACATTAAAAATATTGTTTGATTGCATAGCATATTTACGCAGATTAGCTCGACCAATGTGCTAACCTTCCTTTGCTGATCATTTTCTTACCTATATGTCAGTTTGTACTAGAAAAGGCCAGGGAACTTAGCAGTAGTCCAGGCAAAGACCAGAGGCTAATCAGTTGCGAGCTGGATACCTCTGAAGCAGTTGGCTATCCACCGGATCCAGGCGCAGAAGTCTTTAATGTGAAACACTCAAGTCCTGGCAGTAAGGCTTCTAAAATAACATTCATGTGGAAGTATGATGCTTCCCAACGGAGGTTTATACTGTAGTCCAAGTGCCATTTCTCCATGGTGATGGCAATTGATGTAAAGAATAATAGCCTGAAATAAAAGTTCGATCAAAAGTTGCTCATCAGTAATTTTTGGCACTCAAAACTTTGGCTTAGAATTTCTGGGATTTgaacttcatttttcatcttgttTTAACTTGTGTATTTAAGTTTTTTGGATTGGTACAGCACTTTTCATAtctttcttttgatgtttcatATTTGACTTGCACATTTAGTCATAAGTAGAGGTCGCAATTTCCATCCATATCCATTTAACCATCCATATCCATCTCACTCAAATAGTTTTGGATTACCGAAAAAATTTAAATGGACATTAATGGACAtccaaataaaaccaattgtCTTGATGGTTTTAAGTGGATAATCCACTCAATCCATCTCAATCCATTTAAGAAGGCAACGAGCAAACCCAGCATGTTTTGGTAGTACTACTGTTTCTTATGATGCTGAGTAAATATTCCAAGTCCAAGACACACTAATCAGCTCTTCCAACTCGCGTGGTCAAAGGTTTCTTCTCAATCAGCATATTCCAAATTTTTAcgtgctttatttattttatttttccattttttctgtttttattcttcttttctATCAAAACTCATCCTATTAATTAACTTAGGAGTGTCATTTTAAGCTACGTATTAGTTAAAGAAATTAGATGTGTTagttaaatgaattttaaataaaaaattggataTCCATCATCCATTTGCATCCAATCCATACACAATCATTTATTATATGTATTTAAACAGATTGGACTATTTAATCCATGATCCATTTATATGAAATCAATTATAATCCATATATCCATTTTGCACTTCTAAATATAAGCCCTTACAATTCTTCGTTTCAAAGTGGCATGTGTTGGTATTGATGGCTGAAAGGAAATAGTTTAACATTTGGGGATTAGCTGCAGTAAGGCATGCTTTGTTCCATAAGTACATATACTTGTCATATATTTTGTCTATCCTAACATTACTGTGCTACGGTACCATCAACTCAAGTTGTGGCATGGGCTGTAATTCATTTAGGTTTTGTCTAAACCTTAGATGAGGCACCATTCTAAATTTTGCCTTGTACCTCGCCAACTCTGGTAATTGGCTCCAATTCCAAGATACCTAATTGCCCCTACTCCGGTTACTTTTAGGTTGGATGTCTGCGGCATGTGAATCTTTTCAATCTGTTTCTTATGTCTGTTTAAGGATATTTTGACATATCATACAAGAATTTTACTACTATCACTATCAGGATGGAAATTTAATTTACGGAAGCCATGCAATAATGTTTGTTCCAGAGGCCAGTGCCTTATTATTCTTTTGCTTTATTTGCATATTATGAATTATCATACATACCCATTTTACATTTTGGTTACTAActctgggttttttttttttttatttttccccctccTCTGCATATATAAAAGATGCTTCAATaaggtaaaaaaaaatctttttttatatctgataacaattttgatatgataatttttaattacaagtattacttgattcttaaaCAAATtctacaataaaaaaaatatgaacaaTCGTGATATGGTTgttcataaaaataaaaataataaaatctactgatttgttatttttaacacattttgtcaaaaaaaaaaaagagaagagagagagagagaaaaagaaaagaaaaagggacgAGTCCATTTCTCATTGCTTCCGTCCTGTGCATTCTGtcccaagaaaacaagaaaacttcCCCCATGGCTCCAACTAAAACACCCTCCATATGCAATGCCTCCTCCtccttcatcttcttcattttaATCCTCTTCTTCTCCTTCCGCCACTCGTCTCTTGTTTATTCTCTTCctcaaaaacaacaacaaaaaaatcaaGTCCTTAGCGCGGCTGCCTTCATTCATAAAACTCTTCAACTCTTCTATAAAACAACTCCTCCGTGCCCCACTACTACTGCCACCACCGCCACTGCTGCCAATTCATCGGTGTTCAGTTTCTCTCCATCCACGCATTTCTGTGGTGAAACGCCACCTCCAAAACTATTCTGCAGACTAGCCTCCGGCTCAGCTCGAGTCAACTCCATCAACTACGAGCTTCAACTCTCTATTTCTCAAACTGTTCATCAAAGATTCATCCAACCCGAGGACCTGTAATACCCAGTAACCTCAGGGGAAAGCCAGGGAACCTTTGAGTACTTAGCTCGGGTCGGGTTGGGCTAACCCGTTAAAGAATTCTTCATGTCCATAGACACCGGAAGCGACGTTAGCTAGCTCCAGTGCCAGCCTTGTGACTTTTGTCACCAACAGTCCGACCTGATTTTTAACCCGGATCATCCACTTTTAATACCCTATCATGCTCTTCCCGGCAGTGTAATTCCCTTAAAATCAACAGTTGCAGTGATGACACGTGTCATTGTTACGTGTCTTATGGGGATGGGTCATTTACGTACGGGGACTTGACACGGAAATGGTGACGTTTGGGAGGGCCGGTTCAGTTAGCAATGTTGCTGTTGGATGCGGGCATGATAATGAGGGGTTGTTTTCTGGCTCAGTCGGTTTAACCAGGCTAGGAATTAAATCGCCGTCATTTCCTTTATAAATTAAAGCAACATTGTTTTCGTATTGTCTGGTGGATATGGATACCCATCCATCTTCAACTctcaagttcaattcaacccCATCTTGTGGCTCAATCATTATTTCAATGGTTCATAACCTGAAATTTGTTATATACTTTTATGTAGATCTCGTGAGAATTAGTGCTGGGGGAGAAAAATTGCCGATTCAACCCTCAGATTTTCAGGTTGGAAGTGATGGAACAGGAGGAGTTATGGTTGACTCGAGAATAGTAGTGACTCGGGCATATGAGTCCCTGCGTGACACATTTGCAAAGCATGCTAAGAACCTACATCCCATGAGTGGTTATTCTCTACTTGATACATGTTATGATTTGTCCTCTATCCCCGATGAAGTGAAGGTTTTTCATTTTTCCGGTGGGAAAATGTGGTCGTTGAAGTCGCAAAATTACCTAATTCCAGTTGATTCCAAGGGTAAGTTATGCTTTGCTTTCGCTCCTTCAGGCTCAATTTCCATCATCGGTAATATACAGCAGTGAGAGGCAAACATCAGTTATGATTTGGCCAAGAAACTGGTTGGTTTCAGCCCGGATAAATGCGAAGGCTATATATAGCTgtttattaaaattaaaattcagTTAGGATTTAATTCTAATAAAACTAGAATCTTAAATAACTTGGATTCTATTATTTATATGAATTGTACATTTATAATATAGTAGATTAAGAGTGATATTCAAAACGTTAAAGAGTTTAGAtccagtttttatttttgtcaaatcaGTAAAGGGAATGTCAGCACGACGATGCACAGTATTTAGTGTCGATGTGTGGTTATTTCAAAGAAGGGTTTAAAATTATGGAAGATTTGTGATAACTAATTTTATGGAAACGATAATTGTACTAATTTTTGATATACTGATAAATTGTACAATAGTGAATCTCATGTATACATTAATTAACCTAATACATGTACTATTGATGTAATAAAGattaaaccatcaaagttctttgaaaacaaaataataaagtgTAAGTTTAGAACTTTCAAACGTACGTAACAGGTAACGTTGATCTCATCCATCCTTGCAACAAATTTCTAATGATCACGTGAAGAAGAAACTGAGGATTGAAGGGAAGAAAATATGTGGATTCTATCTCCCTTGTATAAGCGATTGCGACTTACCATGTTATTGATTCTTTTATGCAACTTTTTCATGCATGTTCCATCGACACAAAAAGTAATTGTTGATTTGATAATCACTATAGCTTAATAGACCGAACAAAAATGTAACAGACACTGGCTTTGGCCTACATCACAAAGTCTGTTTCTCAAGGATTACACTGTATATTTTGATCTCTATTTAGATTATTCAAAACAAGACCGCAATCCAACCATAACCATATAGTTTTCGGTTAGGGAGTCATTTTCTTGTGTTGTGATGAGATGTTATATGGATTCTTGATCATTTTGGAACCATTCTCGTCATTTTATTTCATGGAGAGTAATGGTGGTTATAATTAAAGCACAACCTGGCTATTGTAAACTTGTATCCCTTTCCATCGATTTGCTTTCCAGTTGATTTCTTAGATTAAGAGCATATTATTTAATCTAATAGTCATGAAGTTTTGCTATATTCGATCCAATAGCTATAGAATATTAGATTAttatacatatgtatatataatttatttatatatggCTCTAGGTAAGGTCTTAATTTGGATCTGAATTTGAATATAAATCATAGAATATGAGACCCAATCCAAATCCAAGACTTTCTTACCTACAGATAGAATTTGGGTTTGGGTGAGATCTAAATTAGAGAAATTAAACCCAGATCCTATTCAAATACATTGGATCTATTTTGGATCTGGGTAAGATTCGGTCGATTAACATGTTTAGAGGTGAGTATTAATTAAGTTAATCTTGAGTTGCGAATGCCTTTTGACCCTATTTTATTTTGGAGTTGGATTGATTAATGCTGAGTGTTTGATTGCCTACAAATTGAGGGCCGGAGCTGGACCAAATGATGCCCACTTCATTTATGAACAGTTTCTTATTCATCTTAAGTCCCGTTTGATAAgtcaattcaacacttaaatttaatagaatcagattttaacatattcaaattgtttgataacaaaaaattggacatctgaattaattaagtagcattgaattttctagacaaaacttgatcccaaaattaagtgataaactattcacttattatTGAATGtaatatgcactcaaatgtattatattcaataattaataattcaataacttaatgtaTTCAGACTTTAGATTTCTGATTTCAGACTTCAGTTTTATAAAACGCAGCTTTAATCGTGATTCCATCCACCAATTCCTTCATAACTTAAATGAAAGATTTGAGAATCCACCAGAGCCGTTGAGACCTTTATTAGGGATGGATGTCATTTCTACATTTGTAGCTATTCAATTTAAATGGGACCTACGTTTCTTGTAGTTTGTATTAAGGACCTATGGACAATGACGGAGTTAAGGAGGGGTTGATGGGGCCAAACTCCCCCTaagtattaaaatttttaatttataatgTATAAATATATGTGTAAAATAAAGTTGACCCctctaattttttatataattttagtttttattataagaatttatatatatatatatacttataattaaagttaacatttgatttttttagatatcatatatttaaatggatagaaattattttgaatatagcatattaaaaaaattttgacgcCTAAAAAAATCCAGGCTCCATCACTGGTTCACTGCCTATGGATTTCAAACCTTTACTATATGCTGCTCATCGTTACGCGAGCTGAGTGTTAGAAAGGTGGCCCCCAAGACCACATGCTTTCCTCTGGGATCTCTAGTAAGCATCAGAAGGGGATTATTCCAAAACTTTAACTCTACTATGCAAAGAAGCAAAGGTCCTTAGACTACCAggatattttgatttttttaatttaatatatcattgccttgatGAAATCATATTGAATAAGTTATGGCATATAGATTATTACTTGGTTAAATAattgacaaaataaaataatgacattGGTTTTTTCTTGTTAAAGCTGCCTTCTATGTGTGCTCTCCTACATTTAAATTCACATAATTTCTTCCAACAAGAAACTAATATTTATATTCCCTCCATCTCATTCTTGACagacttattttctttttacatCCATCTCATATTATAATCCAAtcttcaattgaaaaatgttgATGTAGTTAATTTGTAAAAATGCCCTAGACttgttttccttcttcataCGTCTTAAATTGTAGTCCATTTTTTAATTGatgaatgtatatatatagttaatttgtaatttttctAACATGTCCTTATTTAATGTAGGCTATTATTGAATATAACCTAATTTATTTACTGTAAAGCTAAGTAATTATACTCCATTTAATGTAATTTATTTACTGTAAACCTAAGTAATCATTAATCATACTCTATTTAATTTATTAGTCATACTCCATTTAATAGAAGGATATTTTAGGAGGGAGTATTTAACTCTCATGATTTGGACCCATAGGCTCCGCCTGGCAATTAAGAGCCTCGAAGCCCACAAAGTTACAAGACAATATTTTGGAATTAAGCATTGGGCAGGAATTAAGCATTGGGCAGGGGCCGCGCGAACGCAGGCCCCCGTTACCACAAATTATGACGTAGGATCAACCAACTTGGGCTGACCTTAGGCGGGCACCCCTCCCAAGTGCAATGGAGGTCACCAACCTAGGCCATGGGCCTTCTTGATCGCCCATTGACCCCGTCCAGGTAAGTATGTTTCCAAGTAGCTTCCAGGGATATTTAAGTATGCGTTACAAGGCTTGCCGTCTCTTGTGTGTCTCGATGTGGGATGATGCTTTCGTCAATGCTTTTGTCATTCTATTCTGTATTGTGGGACCTAACTCCTAGCTTGTAACAACAAGAAGTATTGTTACGTTTCggataaaaaaaagagaaagaaaatcaaATTAATAATCAATAAATATACATGAGTTCCAATTTTATCGAGATTCTACTGCCCCTTTTAGGTATCACACTCACGAGTAAAATTTGCTGTAGGATAATGATAGAGGGGTTAAGGACCATTAAATTAAACATAGTTAAGTATTTAATAGTTAAactatctatatctatataaatttgagaagggtTTTTTAGCAATAAGTCTCCACACACCTTCCCACCCTCAATTCTAATTTTCTagtattttatatttaatttattttgtaaaatatatcATGTTTACGTTTGAAACACACCACTAAGTTTCCATTAAATAAGAATCCTACTCCAACTAACACTCTTTTCTTCACACATCTTCCTACTCCAATTAATACTCCTCCAATTAACAATTTCACTCCAATTAAAACTCCCCCAACCCAATAATAAGATATAACAACATAATTTCACTAGAAACCGCTATTTACCAAATTTGAGAAGGGGTTTTTAGCAACAAACCTCCTCATCTACTCTTCAGATTTGAAATAAttggttattttttaaaatcatttcatttcaaattattAGTTAATGCGCATGTTATCTTATTTAAACTTCAACTCATCACATTTCCTTATTGCAATATGTTATTTACAATTCTACTCCAATTAAGACTTCTAAAAGATCATAAGAAGAGATAACAAATATAACATCCTTTTCATGCCTTCTTAATTTAAATAATAAGTAAGGGGAAATATTATTTACACTCCCATTTTTGTTATTCACACTTCCATAATCATTGTGATCATATGGTTTTCATTAATTAAActatagaataaaataaatgctGGAAttgcaaattataaaaaaaaatggagtgcaaataacattttcctAAATAAGAAGTGGCTTTCGTGCCtttctaatttaaataagtaagaagtggctccaattatagaggaatttgatttgaaatttattaGTGGGAGGGTAAATAAAGAGAAAACATTACCAAACTttgtaaaagtaaaaaaagtaaatgataatattttatcttttaacttAGTAATTCTAAGTAAAATGGcgaaattaaatagaaaacaaaaacgaaaCGAAATAATGTCATGAatttaaaatattaagaatgggtaccattcatgaaatcactaaatataaaaaaaatagtacTACTAGCCTTATAACGtggaaatttttatttgaaagattcatttttgataaaaataatgataataacaatACTAATTCtaccaaaattttttgaaaaagtaaGTTTATAGTTTAAGAGAAAGATATAAAACATTCGGCCCTAAGATACTACTTAATTTGTATAAATCTGAGCCAAATTTGACGCTGATTACATTTGAATAAGAATGCAAAACCCAAACACTAAGGATATCTTTTGGTATCATTAATTATTTATGTAGTCTTATCGCTGTcttcatatgtaaatatgtatttcctatgttaatatatatatatatattgattgtaGTACTTGAAGGTATTATAGATATTATCagtttttcatttcaatttttaGATGCTAATAATTGTAACCATTGTAATCAATTTTAgttttatattttcattatggtaggtaaagttaaatatatTGGATCGCGGGGATGAATCTAGAGGTTAGGTGGGTAGGAGAGGGAAGGGAATGGTGAGGAGTTGAAAAATGGTAGAAAAGGCTGAAGAAAAAAATGTGGATTACAAGGATGGGCggagaaaggagaaaaaatgaaagggTCGCAGGGATATGAAATCTACACAAGAATggtgatttttaataattttgagaatTCTAAAAATACATATTGcagagatttttttaaaaatctacGTTAAAGTTTATGACaaatcactacaagaaaattgttcatctgtgacaacacaaagtcatcacagaacatacaaatatcgtcacaaatacattttattgacgactttttgatcgttacaaagtcgtcactaaatccccgtcggtaaaagtaaacAGTGACGATTAAATAGTTttcattagtgacgactttaagtagagcatttttgacaaaagatcaagtcgtcaataaaacacttccagattgtcgtcactaatgacaactatttagtgacgacctgaaatgtcgtcactaaatagttgtcattagtgacaacaatccggaagtgttttattgacgtattgatcttttgtcaaaaatgctctacttaagATCGTCACTAAAAAGCACCAAAAGCCATTGTATATAACTATTTTACTGACGACAATTGTCGTCACAAATGTAGCTTAGATTTAGTGACAGTCTCTTTTGTGacaaggagtttttattttctattttgtgacaactttttttttgtcattagataatttctcaatagtTTAATAGTCATAATTTGGCCTGTAATCACTGCTAAATCATTGATTTTAAACAAACCATACAAATAAATATGAACGATTGATAACCAGAAGTATTTGCATTAGATTATATGGTAATAATATAGCATTCTCAAATGCCAAATTCAAGTGTACATTACCCAACTAATGCTtacaaaaataacatttgtccaaaatatcacTTGTATATAAGGTACATTTACAAAAGCAATCACGgtttaagaaattgaagaacatctaaatgaaccactccatgagcaaaaggcaattttgtcttcaacattcttcaaccataaccatagatatcttccaaaagctagtatgaatagcatttatctgtcataaaagagtaaaagaagtagGTAAGGGGAGGAATACAATAATAAAGAAC
Encoded proteins:
- the LOC140016545 gene encoding protein ASPARTIC PROTEASE IN GUARD CELL 1-like, whose protein sequence is MVTFGRAGSVSNVAVGCGHDNEGLFSGSVDLVRISAGGEKLPIQPSDFQVGSDGTGGVMVDSRIVVTRAYESLRDTFAKHAKNLHPMSGYSLLDTCYDLSSIPDEVKVFHFSGGKMWSLKSQNYLIPVDSKGKLCFAFAPSGSISIIGNIQQ